The following are encoded together in the Bacillus sp. V2I10 genome:
- a CDS encoding F0F1 ATP synthase subunit epsilon, with protein MKTVQVNVVTPDGPVYDADVEMVSVKAQSGELGILPGHIPLVAPLQIGAVRLKTGKSTELVAVSGGFLEVRPDKVTILAQAAETVEDIDLTRAQSAKERAEQRLNKSTDDIDFKRAELALRRAMNRINVSQQKM; from the coding sequence ATGAAGACAGTACAAGTCAATGTCGTTACTCCCGATGGCCCAGTTTACGATGCAGACGTCGAAATGGTAAGCGTAAAGGCTCAAAGCGGTGAGCTCGGAATCTTGCCAGGTCATATTCCGCTGGTGGCTCCTCTTCAAATCGGAGCAGTTCGGTTGAAAACAGGAAAATCCACGGAACTCGTGGCTGTTAGCGGCGGCTTTTTAGAAGTACGGCCTGACAAAGTCACAATCTTGGCACAAGCTGCTGAGACTGTAGAAGATATTGATTTAACTCGTGCACAATCTGCGAAAGAACGCGCTGAACAGCGTCTGAACAAAAGTACAGACGACATCGATTTCAAGCGTGCCGAACTTGCTTTGCGCCGAGCAATGAATCGAATTAACGTATCACAGCAAAAGATGTAA
- a CDS encoding MFS transporter, whose translation MNKSIDYTNKRRITGNIFKGSVGNLIEWYDWYVYSAFAVYFSEAFFPKGDPTSQLLNTAAIFAVGFLMRPLGSLLMGRYADRHGRRAALTLSITVMAGGSLIIALTPSYATIGVVAPAILVLARLLQGLSLGGEYGTSATYLSEMASSGRRGFYSSFQYVTLVAGQLLALGVQIILQQTLSESDMMSWGWRIPFVIGAMGALAVLWLRRTMDESEQFSNMGSKSRENAGTIRALMKHPKAVLTVVGLTLGGTVAFYTYTTYLQKYMVNTVGLDKEIVSWINFIALLVFVVLQPLAGMLSDKIGRRPLLISFGILGTLLTVPLFMIMEQTKNPIVAFLLMMAGLIIITGYTSINAIVKAELFPTEIRALGVGFPYALTVAVFGGTAEFIALWLKSSGVETLFYFYVAACIAVSLISYLRMGESSKVSHIEAELDARKKR comes from the coding sequence GTGAATAAATCTATTGACTACACAAATAAGCGCCGCATAACCGGAAACATCTTCAAAGGTTCGGTTGGAAATTTGATCGAATGGTACGATTGGTATGTTTATTCTGCCTTTGCCGTATATTTCTCGGAAGCGTTCTTCCCCAAGGGAGATCCTACTAGCCAACTGCTCAACACGGCTGCTATTTTCGCCGTCGGCTTCCTGATGCGTCCGTTAGGAAGCCTGCTGATGGGCCGTTACGCTGATCGTCATGGCCGTCGTGCAGCACTGACGCTTTCCATCACAGTTATGGCCGGTGGTTCTCTAATCATTGCCTTAACCCCAAGCTATGCCACCATTGGTGTGGTGGCTCCTGCTATTCTTGTTCTTGCACGCCTGCTCCAAGGGCTGTCGCTGGGTGGAGAGTATGGAACCTCTGCAACGTACCTGTCCGAGATGGCCAGCAGCGGCCGGCGCGGGTTCTATTCGAGTTTTCAGTATGTCACACTTGTTGCAGGACAGCTGCTGGCACTTGGTGTCCAAATTATTCTCCAGCAAACGCTCAGCGAATCCGATATGATGTCCTGGGGCTGGCGTATTCCATTCGTCATCGGAGCAATGGGTGCGTTAGCCGTCTTGTGGCTGCGCCGTACGATGGACGAATCAGAGCAGTTCTCAAATATGGGTTCAAAAAGCAGGGAGAACGCTGGGACCATTCGGGCTCTGATGAAACATCCAAAGGCTGTGCTGACAGTAGTTGGACTTACACTCGGCGGAACAGTCGCCTTCTATACATATACAACATATTTACAGAAGTATATGGTGAATACTGTGGGCCTTGACAAGGAAATTGTCAGCTGGATAAACTTTATTGCCTTGCTTGTATTCGTCGTGCTTCAACCACTCGCAGGCATGCTGTCTGACAAAATCGGACGGCGCCCTCTATTGATAAGTTTTGGTATTTTAGGAACGTTGCTGACCGTCCCGCTGTTCATGATCATGGAGCAGACGAAGAATCCTATCGTTGCTTTCTTGCTTATGATGGCGGGTCTCATCATTATTACCGGATACACTTCCATCAATGCAATTGTGAAAGCCGAGCTTTTTCCGACTGAAATTCGGGCACTTGGGGTTGGATTCCCTTACGCACTCACCGTTGCAGTGTTTGGCGGAACTGCGGAGTTTATTGCGTTATGGCTGAAGAGTTCTGGGGTAGAGACACTCTTCTATTTCTACGTAGCTGCATGTATTGCGGTCAGTTTAATCTCCTACTTGCGAATGGGCGAGTCTTCGAAAGTCTCCCATATCGAAGCCGAGCTCGATGCCAGGAAAAAACGCTAG
- a CDS encoding AraC family transcriptional regulator: MKRRFKFAMIIFLIASIYPLYQLFQIYQSSQSPNRMKQYIKKNCHTDLSLEAMAKEFNLSPQYVSKIFKEELGISYIDYLIKCRIEKAKKMMEKGSFSLKEIVFEVGYNDPNYFSSVFKKVCKKSPSQYKDSLLANKIGQS; the protein is encoded by the coding sequence ATGAAAAGACGTTTTAAGTTTGCGATGATCATTTTCCTGATCGCCTCGATTTACCCTCTCTATCAGCTTTTTCAAATCTATCAATCAAGCCAGTCTCCAAACCGGATGAAACAGTACATCAAGAAAAACTGCCATACCGATCTGTCCCTTGAGGCGATGGCTAAGGAGTTCAATCTCTCTCCGCAATACGTCAGTAAAATTTTCAAAGAAGAGCTCGGCATCAGCTATATCGATTATTTAATAAAATGCCGCATCGAAAAGGCTAAGAAGATGATGGAAAAAGGATCCTTCAGCTTGAAAGAAATTGTTTTTGAAGTCGGCTACAACGATCCGAATTACTTCAGCAGCGTGTTCAAAAAAGTCTGTAAGAAGTCTCCAAGCCAGTATAAGGACTCTCTTTTGGCAAATAAGATCGGTCAGAGCTAG
- a CDS encoding Na+/H+ antiporter NhaC family protein, with product MEHLGWVSIIPPLLAIVAALVTKNVIISLFIGTFSGVLILTGGMPLTATKTIISDYLFFQLTDGYNAGVLVLLVFIGGFVALMEKSGGAAAFAEKVIRFLNSKAKTQLAAWFGGIIIFFSDLGTPLLVGPIFEKIFDKAKISREKLAWIIDSTSSPVAVLIPFIGWGVYIMGLIQKEYDSLKITETDWDAFIQAIPFQFYPILAVLMVPLVALTKLEFGAMSKAEKRVQETGALFWPNSRPMRKPDNMTELQNTKSKASLIFVPLLVLLVTLFGMLIPLGFPFEKIEGSAFRVALTTAYLFAAIVLIGMMVFYKVKKFSEVFDIYLSGMQRMMTVAAILVLAWSLGTVMKNLGTANYVVEIMDGNIPVYLIPIILFVGGACMSFATGTSWGTFAIMMPLAIPMAVHLDASIYICIGAVLSGGIFGDHCSPISDTTILSSTGAGTDHIDHVKTQLPYALLNGAAALAAYLIAGLTSSVLSLGAAIIIMIAAVVVISKWQNKKSVGVQ from the coding sequence ATGGAACATCTTGGATGGGTTTCAATCATTCCGCCACTATTAGCGATTGTGGCAGCACTTGTGACAAAAAACGTTATTATTTCATTATTTATAGGAACTTTTTCCGGAGTTTTAATTTTAACCGGGGGTATGCCGCTCACTGCAACTAAAACCATAATTAGTGATTATTTGTTTTTCCAATTAACAGACGGATATAATGCGGGTGTACTTGTACTGCTTGTTTTTATCGGAGGATTTGTGGCACTGATGGAAAAGTCAGGGGGAGCCGCTGCCTTTGCAGAAAAAGTCATCCGATTTTTAAATTCAAAGGCGAAAACACAACTGGCTGCGTGGTTTGGCGGCATTATAATTTTTTTCTCAGATCTCGGTACACCGCTCTTAGTAGGTCCGATATTTGAAAAGATATTTGATAAAGCAAAGATCTCAAGAGAAAAGTTAGCGTGGATTATTGATTCGACCTCTTCCCCAGTCGCCGTTCTTATCCCATTTATCGGGTGGGGTGTGTATATCATGGGACTGATTCAAAAAGAGTATGACAGCTTGAAAATTACCGAAACAGATTGGGATGCTTTCATACAAGCGATTCCTTTTCAATTCTATCCAATTTTAGCAGTATTGATGGTTCCGCTTGTTGCCTTAACAAAATTGGAGTTTGGGGCAATGTCAAAAGCTGAAAAGCGTGTACAGGAAACAGGCGCTTTATTTTGGCCGAACTCAAGACCAATGAGAAAGCCCGACAATATGACAGAACTGCAGAATACAAAGAGCAAGGCAAGCTTAATCTTTGTTCCGCTCCTCGTATTACTTGTCACTCTATTTGGAATGCTGATTCCTCTTGGGTTCCCATTTGAAAAAATTGAAGGAAGCGCATTCCGTGTCGCTTTAACAACTGCCTACTTATTCGCAGCTATCGTATTGATTGGGATGATGGTTTTCTATAAAGTGAAAAAATTCAGTGAAGTCTTCGATATCTATTTGTCAGGCATGCAAAGAATGATGACAGTCGCAGCGATTCTTGTATTAGCCTGGTCCCTTGGTACAGTAATGAAAAACTTAGGAACAGCAAACTATGTAGTAGAAATCATGGATGGAAACATCCCTGTCTACTTGATTCCTATTATTCTATTTGTGGGTGGAGCATGTATGTCATTTGCTACGGGAACATCATGGGGTACTTTCGCCATTATGATGCCGCTTGCTATTCCGATGGCCGTTCATCTTGATGCTTCAATCTATATCTGCATTGGAGCCGTGTTGTCAGGAGGAATTTTCGGAGATCACTGTTCGCCAATCTCTGATACGACAATCCTATCTTCTACTGGAGCCGGCACCGACCATATTGATCACGTAAAGACACAGCTTCCCTATGCCCTTTTAAATGGAGCTGCTGCACTTGCTGCCTACTTGATTGCTGGTTTGACTTCAAGCGTCCTTTCCCTTGGAGCGGCGATTATTATTATGATCGCGGCAGTAGTCGTTATTTCAAAATGGCAGAATAAAAAGAGTGTTGGGGTTCAATAG
- a CDS encoding TIGR03943 family protein, translated as MKKVFMITISLCFLIVGSIVLVISMQPEKEERDPEKQASQEKEETLKNAKEYLEDPDGYMEKLNEKYEPAHEDDHHAEDKPDEYYENQKNDLLSMDKITLSNENYILILDVLDRFPKEFEGKQIELTGFVFREKDFSEEQFVIARSGDPCCADEHDGLYGLLSTMENAKDLQDRQWVNVSGELSTITYSGAEVPYLLIKKAANIKPPAQPYVHEEKDSHSD; from the coding sequence ATGAAAAAAGTTTTTATGATAACTATATCTTTATGTTTTCTGATAGTCGGAAGTATTGTATTGGTAATAAGTATGCAGCCAGAAAAAGAAGAGAGAGATCCGGAAAAACAAGCATCTCAGGAAAAAGAAGAAACATTAAAGAATGCGAAAGAGTATTTAGAAGATCCTGATGGATATATGGAAAAGTTAAATGAAAAATATGAACCTGCGCATGAAGATGATCATCACGCTGAAGATAAACCTGATGAATATTATGAGAATCAAAAAAATGATTTATTGAGTATGGATAAAATCACTCTTTCAAATGAAAATTACATCTTAATATTGGATGTTCTTGATCGATTTCCAAAAGAGTTTGAGGGAAAACAGATTGAATTGACTGGGTTTGTATTCCGAGAAAAAGATTTTTCGGAAGAGCAATTTGTTATTGCGAGAAGCGGTGATCCTTGCTGTGCGGATGAGCATGACGGATTATATGGTCTTCTTTCCACGATGGAAAATGCAAAAGATCTTCAAGATCGTCAGTGGGTTAACGTCTCAGGGGAGCTAAGTACAATTACGTATTCCGGAGCTGAGGTACCTTATCTGCTAATTAAAAAAGCAGCAAACATAAAACCTCCCGCACAGCCCTATGTCCATGAGGAAAAAGATTCCCATTCAGATTGA
- a CDS encoding FAD-dependent oxidoreductase has product MKLHNGSLYWSQTASHVQAYPELQDTITCDVLIVGGGMSGALCAYTLSKYDLNTIVV; this is encoded by the coding sequence ATGAAGCTTCATAACGGTTCTCTATACTGGTCTCAAACAGCCAGCCATGTTCAGGCATATCCTGAACTGCAAGATACAATAACATGCGATGTCCTCATCGTTGGAGGGGGAATGTCTGGTGCTTTGTGTGCTTACACCCTTTCAAAATATGATTTAAATACAATCGTAGTATAA
- a CDS encoding Gfo/Idh/MocA family protein — translation MISVAMLSKWHVHAVDYERDIHNSSKLTITHVWDEDKERGQQWANELNVPFEPELEKVLSNPAIEGVVVDTPTNMHKEVIIKAAQHGKHIFTEKVLALTTADCKEIFEAVLKAGVSLVVSMPRLSTNYYLYAEKALKDGLIGELKMARCRVAHNGSVPSAENPEGWLPAHFYNAEQCGGGALIDLGAHPIYLLNRLAGKPKEVSAHFDYVYSKEVEDQASVLISYENSVTGVLETSFVSHGSPFYLELYGTEGCLLIQDGKVELRNGEGTHVIEQLPKELPIPMEQWADAIQSGKTPSISNEDALLLTAVNEAAIQSNTEKRRITISV, via the coding sequence ATGATTTCAGTCGCAATGCTGAGCAAATGGCACGTCCATGCCGTTGATTATGAAAGAGATATACATAACAGCTCTAAATTGACCATTACGCATGTATGGGATGAGGACAAAGAAAGAGGGCAGCAGTGGGCAAATGAACTGAATGTTCCATTTGAACCTGAGCTTGAGAAGGTTCTAAGCAATCCTGCTATTGAAGGGGTGGTTGTTGACACGCCGACTAACATGCACAAGGAAGTCATCATAAAAGCAGCGCAGCATGGAAAGCATATTTTTACAGAAAAAGTACTGGCGTTAACAACAGCGGATTGCAAAGAAATCTTTGAAGCTGTCCTGAAAGCGGGAGTTTCTCTTGTGGTCTCAATGCCTAGGCTGAGCACAAACTATTACCTGTATGCGGAAAAAGCACTGAAGGATGGCTTGATTGGAGAACTCAAAATGGCAAGATGCCGTGTCGCTCATAACGGTTCAGTGCCTTCAGCGGAAAACCCTGAAGGATGGCTGCCGGCGCACTTCTACAATGCTGAGCAATGCGGCGGAGGGGCTCTCATAGATCTAGGCGCTCATCCGATCTATTTGCTCAACCGCCTCGCAGGAAAACCTAAAGAAGTATCCGCTCATTTTGATTACGTTTATTCAAAAGAAGTGGAAGACCAGGCTTCTGTCCTCATTTCCTATGAGAACAGTGTAACTGGCGTGCTCGAAACCTCGTTTGTTTCACATGGAAGCCCGTTTTATCTCGAATTATACGGAACAGAAGGATGCCTGCTGATTCAGGATGGAAAAGTGGAGCTTAGAAACGGCGAAGGTACTCATGTGATTGAACAGCTGCCAAAAGAACTTCCGATTCCAATGGAACAATGGGCGGATGCCATCCAGTCTGGAAAAACTCCATCTATTTCGAATGAGGATGCCCTGCTGTTAACGGCAGTGAACGAAGCCGCGATTCAGTCAAATACTGAAAAGCGGAGAATAACGATCAGCGTATAA
- a CDS encoding response regulator transcription factor, translating to MKTILIIEDEQTISRVLSVYLKHEGYEVIQAFDGTEGLKLFHQHVPNLILLDVMLPETDGWNVLQSIRKNSSCPVIMLTALGDIDYKLKGLNQGADDYISKPFIGEEVVARVNAVLRRSARGLATENTRQFGSLKINLDSHAVTISDENVLLTPKDLSLLLFLAERPNRTFTREDLIASVWGMDYDGSDRAVDLAVKRIRQALAAWPVSQGEIKTLRGLGYQFSVYEK from the coding sequence ATGAAAACCATTTTAATTATAGAAGATGAACAAACGATCTCAAGAGTGCTATCCGTATACCTGAAGCACGAGGGATACGAGGTGATTCAGGCATTTGACGGCACGGAAGGGTTAAAGCTGTTTCATCAGCATGTACCCAATCTCATTTTACTTGATGTCATGCTTCCTGAAACGGATGGGTGGAATGTTCTTCAGAGCATTCGCAAGAACAGCTCTTGTCCCGTGATCATGCTGACGGCTCTTGGCGACATTGACTACAAGCTAAAGGGATTAAATCAAGGTGCGGACGATTATATTTCCAAACCCTTCATCGGGGAAGAAGTAGTTGCAAGGGTCAATGCCGTGCTTCGGCGATCTGCCCGCGGACTTGCAACTGAAAATACAAGACAGTTTGGCAGTTTGAAAATAAATCTGGACTCACATGCTGTCACAATCAGCGATGAGAACGTTCTTTTAACCCCTAAAGACTTGAGCCTGCTGCTATTTTTAGCCGAGAGGCCGAACAGGACCTTTACGAGAGAGGACTTAATAGCAAGTGTATGGGGAATGGATTACGACGGAAGCGACCGGGCTGTGGATTTGGCGGTGAAACGCATTCGGCAGGCTTTGGCAGCGTGGCCCGTTTCTCAAGGGGAAATAAAGACATTGCGGGGATTGGGGTATCAGTTCAGTGTATATGAGAAATAA
- a CDS encoding HAMP domain-containing sensor histidine kinase encodes MRNKKRTTLLRYWTARYLMTLIVGLMILGAGSVWWIRQTVLENRIHLMEYLAVETADRAAEAGGNFEHVERRLGDREQVLQMDKPPRIFITDMEGTAINTGPSRQDPDRENKQDHFPLNLPAEVIEEKDAVQKFRYEEEEVYIVKSPIELGGSQTGWVVVMQNASDLTNVDQEYRLLFTLLAGLGFLGWGVIYFLTKRILKPIQDVSKAAAQVRDGDYNILLDTDARELEIYDLVSSFKEMTNRLIQLEQLRAELLAGVTHDLKTPVTSISGLVQAVRDGIVTGDERQEFLDITLKEVHRLQTMIADLLDFNSLAAGGFSIRTETSNMNKLVKDVVRQWQVTQHDHASVRVNLPDEPVYTDTDPLRLQQIMINLLNNSYQALDKEGSITVSLSEGRIDVIDTGSGIPEEEIDYVFERFFRGEKKKLKVRGLGLGLPFSKMLAKALGADLILKETSDQGTTFSIVWSK; translated from the coding sequence ATGAGAAATAAAAAACGAACAACACTGCTCAGATACTGGACGGCCCGCTATCTAATGACACTTATTGTCGGACTGATGATTCTGGGAGCGGGATCGGTGTGGTGGATTAGACAAACCGTTCTTGAGAATCGGATTCATTTAATGGAATACCTGGCAGTGGAAACAGCTGATCGGGCTGCTGAAGCGGGCGGTAATTTCGAACATGTGGAGAGAAGACTGGGTGATCGGGAACAGGTTCTTCAGATGGACAAACCGCCACGGATTTTCATTACGGATATGGAGGGAACCGCTATAAATACAGGACCTTCCCGACAGGATCCTGACAGGGAAAATAAACAGGACCATTTCCCTCTGAATCTGCCGGCTGAAGTGATTGAGGAGAAGGATGCCGTACAAAAATTCCGTTATGAAGAGGAAGAGGTATACATAGTCAAATCTCCGATTGAATTAGGGGGCAGCCAAACGGGCTGGGTGGTTGTCATGCAGAACGCCTCCGATTTAACGAATGTCGATCAAGAATATCGGCTGCTGTTTACTTTGCTTGCTGGGTTAGGTTTTCTCGGATGGGGTGTGATTTATTTTTTAACGAAAAGAATCTTAAAACCAATACAGGATGTATCTAAGGCAGCAGCACAAGTAAGAGACGGAGATTACAACATCTTGCTGGATACGGATGCAAGGGAGCTTGAGATCTATGATTTAGTTTCCTCTTTTAAAGAAATGACGAATCGCTTGATCCAGCTTGAACAACTGCGTGCCGAGTTATTGGCAGGCGTGACACATGATTTAAAAACACCGGTTACCTCAATAAGCGGACTTGTTCAGGCTGTCAGGGACGGCATCGTTACAGGTGATGAGCGTCAGGAGTTTCTCGACATCACACTAAAAGAAGTCCATAGACTGCAAACCATGATTGCTGACCTGCTGGATTTTAATTCATTAGCTGCCGGAGGATTCTCCATCCGGACAGAAACGAGCAATATGAATAAGCTCGTCAAAGATGTTGTAAGGCAGTGGCAAGTCACTCAGCATGACCACGCCTCAGTTAGGGTAAATCTGCCCGATGAGCCGGTATATACAGACACAGATCCCCTTAGATTACAGCAAATTATGATCAATCTTCTAAATAACTCTTATCAGGCTTTGGATAAAGAAGGGTCGATTACAGTCTCCCTTTCTGAAGGGAGAATTGATGTCATAGATACGGGATCTGGCATTCCGGAAGAAGAAATAGACTATGTATTTGAACGCTTCTTCCGCGGCGAAAAGAAAAAGCTCAAAGTAAGAGGTCTTGGTTTAGGCTTGCCTTTCAGCAAAATGCTTGCGAAAGCCTTGGGGGCTGACCTCATCCTTAAAGAGACCTCTGATCAGGGAACCACATTTTCAATTGTTTGGAGCAAATAA
- a CDS encoding NADH-quinone oxidoreductase subunit A, which produces MESLNVYLNNYLIVVVFLLLGILLPVVALGIGRILRPNAPSEAKATTYESGIDPYHDSRVQFNVRYYMFGLLFVIFDVETVFLYPWAVAYEKLGVFALIEMLIFVIMLVIGLVYAWKKKVLKWT; this is translated from the coding sequence ATGGAATCACTAAACGTATATTTGAATAATTACTTAATCGTTGTCGTTTTCCTGCTCCTTGGCATTTTGCTTCCTGTTGTCGCTCTCGGAATAGGCCGGATTTTGAGGCCGAACGCACCGAGTGAGGCAAAAGCAACCACATACGAAAGCGGAATTGATCCATACCACGATTCACGCGTGCAGTTTAATGTCCGCTATTATATGTTTGGTCTCCTGTTTGTCATTTTTGACGTTGAAACCGTGTTTTTATATCCGTGGGCAGTCGCATATGAGAAGTTAGGCGTGTTTGCTCTCATTGAAATGCTCATTTTTGTCATCATGCTCGTCATCGGGCTAGTCTACGCATGGAAGAAGAAGGTGCTGAAATGGACTTAA
- a CDS encoding NADH-quinone oxidoreductase subunit B family protein — translation MDLNVTNIPQDEMEELKRSVFLTTLEELKGWARSNSLWPLTFGLACCAIEMMGVGSSHYDLDRFGSFFRTSPRQSDVMIVSGTVTKKMAPVLKRLYDQMPEPKWVIAMGSCATAGGPYIKSYAVVKGVDQIVPVDVYIPGCPPNPAALIYGINKLKEKIRYEAKTGSEIIHER, via the coding sequence ATGGACTTAAATGTAACGAATATTCCTCAGGATGAAATGGAAGAACTGAAGCGCAGCGTCTTTTTAACAACGCTTGAAGAGCTGAAGGGCTGGGCGAGAAGCAATTCCTTGTGGCCGCTGACTTTCGGGCTTGCCTGCTGTGCAATTGAAATGATGGGTGTCGGTTCATCCCACTACGATTTGGACCGCTTCGGATCCTTTTTCCGGACATCACCCCGCCAGTCCGATGTCATGATCGTATCAGGAACAGTGACGAAAAAAATGGCTCCGGTTCTAAAGCGCCTCTACGATCAAATGCCTGAACCGAAATGGGTCATTGCCATGGGCTCTTGTGCAACAGCAGGAGGTCCTTATATAAAATCCTACGCAGTTGTAAAAGGAGTCGACCAGATTGTACCGGTTGATGTGTACATTCCTGGATGTCCTCCTAATCCTGCCGCTCTTATCTACGGAATTAACAAGCTGAAAGAAAAAATCCGTTATGAGGCGAAAACAGGGAGTGAAATAATCCATGAGCGATGA
- a CDS encoding NADH-quinone oxidoreductase subunit C, which yields MSDEKDIQQLKREAAQKAKEAALKKLAEKQANQENIPTESTGLAKAKAAALAKQKAQEAKANETIDDANLAKQKAAAAAKAKAAALSKQKTKQAEGAGSESADDLALAKQKAVAAAKAKAAALAKQKAKQAEGTGSESADDLALAKQKAVAAAKAKAAAMAKQKAKQAEGTGSESADDLALAKQKAVAAAKAKAAALVKQKAKQAEGAGSESADDLALSKQKAVAAAKAKAAALAKQKAKSEGAPADDLAKQKAAAVAKAKAAAAAKAKASRENLSDDELAKEKAKAIAAAKAKAAAAAKAKKLTPEEQPQQEEPSPNEPTLKKYVKVIEEQLGKEVLEESYINRLSKDAPTLVAKKESYFTIAKFLKEQEELAFDYVSELHGTDFETHMEMYVYLFSYVHRHTVVLKVKLDRDKPVIDSLEPLWKGADWPEREAFDLLGIHFTGHPNLTRIMMPDDWVGHPLRKDYEPYDVEV from the coding sequence ATGAGCGATGAGAAAGACATCCAGCAGCTAAAACGTGAAGCCGCTCAAAAAGCAAAGGAAGCTGCCCTGAAAAAGCTGGCTGAAAAGCAGGCAAATCAAGAAAACATACCTACAGAAAGCACAGGGCTTGCAAAAGCAAAGGCCGCGGCACTTGCGAAACAAAAAGCGCAGGAAGCTAAAGCGAATGAAACGATAGATGACGCTAACCTCGCGAAGCAAAAAGCAGCAGCTGCGGCAAAAGCGAAAGCCGCCGCACTGTCAAAACAGAAAACCAAGCAAGCGGAGGGGGCCGGCAGCGAATCAGCAGATGACCTGGCACTTGCGAAACAAAAAGCAGTTGCAGCCGCAAAAGCGAAAGCCGCCGCACTGGCAAAACAGAAAGCCAAGCAAGCGGAGGGAACCGGCAGTGAATCAGCAGATGACCTGGCACTTGCGAAACAAAAAGCAGTTGCAGCCGCAAAAGCGAAAGCAGCAGCAATGGCAAAACAGAAAGCCAAGCAAGCGGAGGGAACCGGCAGCGAATCAGCAGATGACCTGGCACTTGCGAAACAAAAAGCAGTTGCAGCCGCAAAAGCGAAAGCAGCCGCACTTGTAAAACAGAAAGCGAAGCAAGCGGAGGGGGCCGGCAGCGAATCAGCAGATGACCTGGCACTTTCGAAACAAAAAGCAGTTGCAGCTGCAAAAGCAAAGGCGGCAGCCCTCGCAAAGCAAAAAGCAAAATCAGAAGGTGCCCCGGCAGATGATTTAGCCAAGCAAAAAGCAGCAGCCGTCGCAAAGGCAAAAGCCGCAGCAGCCGCGAAAGCAAAGGCTTCCCGTGAAAATCTTTCAGATGACGAATTGGCTAAAGAAAAGGCAAAGGCCATCGCAGCTGCAAAAGCAAAAGCAGCTGCTGCAGCGAAAGCCAAGAAACTTACTCCAGAAGAGCAGCCTCAACAAGAAGAACCTTCACCAAATGAGCCCACTTTAAAGAAGTATGTAAAAGTAATTGAGGAGCAGCTCGGCAAAGAGGTTTTGGAAGAATCCTATATTAATAGGCTGTCTAAAGATGCTCCGACACTTGTTGCAAAGAAAGAATCCTATTTTACCATCGCCAAGTTTTTAAAAGAACAGGAAGAATTAGCATTTGATTACGTCTCTGAACTGCATGGCACTGATTTTGAAACACATATGGAAATGTACGTTTATCTTTTTTCCTACGTCCATCGCCATACAGTTGTGCTGAAAGTAAAGCTTGACCGCGACAAGCCTGTAATTGATTCCCTTGAACCGCTTTGGAAAGGAGCGGACTGGCCTGAGCGCGAAGCATTTGATTTGCTTGGCATTCATTTTACCGGCCACCCGAACCTGACAAGAATTATGATGCCGGATGATTGGGTCGGCCATCCTCTTCGCAAAGATTATGAACCCTATGATGTGGAGGTGTAG